DNA sequence from the Coffea arabica cultivar ET-39 chromosome 11c, Coffea Arabica ET-39 HiFi, whole genome shotgun sequence genome:
ccaaaaaaaagatCTCGACATAATATTTACCTCTTTCCTTTCTGGGGGAAAACAACACAGTCCACCATATGATGTAATGCTGGCAGATCTACAGCTTTTAGAATACGAATGTCACCAGGGTGCAAGCATGGATTTTTTGCAACAACCACCGTCCCCTTAAGAATATTCTTGTGCTCATAGTACGAGATagaatcatcataaaactgccTACACCCAGCACTAGAGAACTGAACAAACACCTGGCCATATTCCAAGGTTCTGGTTTCATCCAGACATCCTATCATTGATCTTCCATCTGGCATAAATATCCTTGTTTTAGTCCGCAAGTCCAGCAACTTTGATGCCCTGAAAGTTTGCAGCATCATTGAAAGAAATGGTTCAGAATCAGGCTTATAGCCACATTTCAGCATCTCCTTGAGAACATTTGTATTCTCTCCAGGAGCCATTAATTCTAAAGCTTCACGAGCCCTCAATGGGTCAGTTAGAATAGTGTCCAACTGGGCAACTGCTTCTCTTTGCTTCTTTTCGAAGACAACATCCTTGACCCCTAGGGTAGACAAAAGAGTGATTAATTGGCGATTGAGGAAACAAGGCTGATACTTACTCCATGCTAAAACATCCAACTTGGTGTTATCGGATTCATATTTCATCATGCTCTGTCTCAGCGACAACTTCTTCGATGAAGTGGGATCAACAGCCACAACACCTTTAAAACCACCATACCGAATTTGAAAAGCAGATGGAGTAAAACTCAGGCCACATTTCGTGGCAACTTGCCTTGCAAATTGAGCAGACAATTTCCCAATACCATCAGAAAAGACATACTTGGATGTGCCGAAGTAACCACCTCTTACTTCTATGTCagaaatcatttcaatctcatgCCTACCAACATTTAAAGTTTCCGTGGAAGAACTGAAGGACTGACCAAGCCTGGCAGCATATTTCGCCACGTTTCTTATCCTACTAAAATCACCCATCCATGTTCTTATATCAGCAGCAGTAAGCCCGGGCCTGGAAGCAAACATCCACACTGAATTATCCCTTAATTGACTTGAAGAAAAAGCAAGAAACTCAAACTTCTTATCCCCAATTACTATGCCATTTTTCAACGTTGACAGTATTCTCTCATAAATTTCGGTTCTTCCATTCTCATTTGCAGCAATACGAGGCGACAAGTCTGTAGAAAACATTTTGTTCCACTCTTCATCAATAAAGGAAACACGAAGAAAATTGTCTATGTCCTCTGAAAAGTTGCGCAATACACGATTAGATACATTGACCTCTGGACCACAGAAATATACTTTGCATGGTGTAACTTGAACCCTCCGTACATATACCAACCCATCATCTAAAGTAAGAGTAGGTGATTTAGGGAGCTGCCGAAGCTTGTCATACTTATCGTACTGCTCTTTGAGCCACTGCACAGGCTCATAGCAGCACTCTTTCAACATGTATAGATTCTCCAAGGCATGTTCTATGTATCTAATCTTTATTCTTCGTGGATCAACCAACCTAAAGAAATTAGCATCTAGTGATGGCCCTGGAAGACATCCAGTCTGTACTAAACAACAGACCTTGAACAAGATTCCATATGGCAAATATAGTCCTTGGGGAGGTTGCAGAATAGGAGCTAAAACCAAATTGTATGAATAGGGGGAACCAGTTTCTAGAAAAAATTGGCTGTCACTTTCTTTGAACCAAGCAAAATAATCACCCAAATTTGGCAGTTGAATGCCACGAGGAAGCTCCAAACATATACCAGACGATTGCCCTATACAGGATGAAGTGAAATCTGTCGTCCTGACCCACTGGTCATCTGGAGTTTCCTTAAAGTAGCTAAAGGTGGATTCTTCAAGTTTTTTGAAAACCCGAGGAGCACCAAATAACTAAGCCATAAGTGTATATGTCAATATTCAAACTCACAAACAATAATTCCACATCAGAAAGGGAACAGAAATTCATttgtaaaacaaaacaaagagtGGAGAAATGCATGCTGGTTATGTACCAAAtaactttcatattttggaTAGGTTTCAAAGTTCAAATCATGGTTAATACTGAAGCAATAAGGGATGATCCAAAAGGCCTTCAAAAGAAGTACTGAAGACATAACAATAAGTTCATGTGATGGTGAGTAGGAAAAGAAATCTGACTAAGGTCTTTGCAGACTTTAAATTATGTTCCAGATGATCCCTACAAATGTTCAATTTATGGACAACTGTATAttgcgagagagagagagagagaaagagagagaatacTTTACTGTATTGAAATATAATAACAGCACAGCTATGTTTCTCTACCAATACTAGAAGTTTATTCATATGCACAGTATCATCTGAGAGTATTTATTAGAAATAAGGAATCACATGCACGTTGATTCCCCTATAAGAAAGCTTGCTCAGAGTCAAGCACAGAGtacccaaataaataaaaaaaaaaacaagaaatgaatGATATGGTGCATGTATGTTGGTAAGACAGTTTAAAAACAGCAgttaaatcaaattcaaatttgcaatggctattttaagaataatgatcatgcatttcatttttacatCTTTATTACTTTAGAAGCCCCATCATTGACCTATATTTTCCAAGCGACATTATACTTTATATGAATTGCAATTAGCAACCTAAAGACCACAATGTTCCAGGCTTAAATGGACAGGTGATAGATGCTTGTCAGTTGCTCACACAAAGTAAAAACAGAATCCAGTTATTGATAAATACAATGACAAAGCAAGTCAAAAAGATTTCAACTGACAagcatttttatttaattagcAAGTGATCAGAGGAAAGAACCATTGTACCATAATGGAAAAAGACCTAAAACAATACAAATTTGACAGGTGAGATTGACAACAAAAGGAAACTAGAACAGATTACAGCCCGGTGTTTAGAAATTAAATGCAAGGCCAGCTAGCTTTGATGTCACAGATTAAAGCCAAACTACCATATTGAGGCAGAAGGAGAATGTGCTAGAGTTGTGCAGTGAAACATAGACCAAAAATTAAgaaatcaaaagtgatcaaagATGTATAACCAACAGAAAACATCATATCTTTCATTTGAACAACCAAACCTGTATGAGGAGAAACTTTGGTGCTAGACTACGTCGATGTAGTACAATCTGCCATATGTTTTCATAGGATAATTCAAGCTTGTAGTCACAAGAGCGAAACCGCAAAATAAAATACATTTTCCTCATTCCAATCCCAAACCTGACGGAGACATTTGGAACATTCCGTAGCACTGAAAACCTATTCTTTGACACCTGACATCCCAAGTGTAAAACTATTTGCTCCATGTTATGCTCGAAAGATCTAGCTCTCGGAACCAAATCCACGTCCATTTCCCAAGCCCTCAAATATGAAGAACCATAATTAAGGCGTTTCTTTGCCAAGGTCATAATGTATTCAGCACTTCTATCGCTTGTGAATTGGACTTTAGCATATGCTCTATTTCCTCCTTTGGACTGCTTAACCTCTAAAGCATATACTGTTCCCTGACCTGTAAAGCATTCCAAAAACTTGGTGACTGTTTCTGCAGGCACAACAGAAGGGAAACCAAACACCTGAATTGTCTTTCCCATGCAGATGAACTTCAGCACTAATTCAGTTAACAGATTTTTTATCAGAATGCAACAGCTATATTCTCCTGTAAATATCAGAAATTAAAAGAGTCAGACAACTATTCACGGGCTATTAATAAGATTGTTGTTTTACAGCCTCACACATACATATACTGATATATATTCCATTGAAAGAAATGCAGCCAGAGAATATGTAATTGCACAAGAAGGATAAGAGATATGCAGATCCAGAATCCATTTTGACATTACCATCTCAATTTTTGTCAATATGAGAAGCTAAGGCAGTTCATTTTGGCAATATGCAGGCgtctattttaatttttttccttttaccaTTGACCATCCAATTTGCTTCGTATCATGTTTGGATACCCAAGGATCCAATCAACTAAGAGATCATACCAGCATAATAGACCTAATAGAACCTCAAACTTTCTAAGATAAAGCTTCCTGCTTCTTCCCCTCCAAGTCTAAAAGCCAACAAAAGAAAGCCTGCAATAGAAGCATAAaccaaggaagaaaagagacCTTTTAACTCATCACCATGCAGATGCCGCAAATTTGCAAATCCACTACACATTAGAACTGTGAACGAGATAAAAATTCACAGATCATGCCATCATACTATATGTAATTAACGATTTTCCAGTTAAGACTCAAGACAGGGATCAATActaatccaatatgatgaacaataaatcattttttttttttacaaacaaAATATCTAAAATGACAGAGGAATGATAAAATAGTAAAAGCAGGATTAAATAACAGGTCTTGTTtgctttcttcatttttgccaGATTCTGAGCTACACATACAAATGACAAAACCGCTTAAAAGATCCATCTTTTCAGATATTGCCACTCCGATTAAATGTTTACAACATTTCAGACAAACTGCCAAAAGGGATTTCagaccaaaaaataaaagaaagacagAAGGAAAGACAAGAATCCCAGAAAAACACTCATAACAACATTTCCAAATTATGCGttaaaaatcaaaccaaaagaaTTCCAACAAAGGATGGTAAAGTTTACAGTTACCACCAAATGTTATCAAATATGGCAAGTAAAATACATCCCTGACAAGAAATAGTTAGAAATCAAAGTCAAATACTTTGCTTATCCCACAAGAGCGCTCTCTCAATTTAATAGCAAACTAATACGAAATCTAATACTTCAAGAAGGGATCTAATGTCGACTGAAAACAAAAAAGACCAAAGTGCAACGCCTCTGATTGTATAATGCCCACCTCAGAGCGTTCTGATTTCTCTTTCCTTCACTTGTCTTGTAGCTACAAAATAATTCTACAGCCAGCAAACAAgataaaaaaggcaaaaaaaattttcccagaATTCAAGTGAAACTACTAAACCCCATCAACCAAAACACTAGAAAGATTCCATCTTTTTAAGATATCACCACTTAAATAACACCATATCCCACCAACAGGGAAAAAAGACTTTCAGGGGGGAAATAACATCCCATAAAAACACTGATCATTTCCAAATAATGCATTAAACATCAAACAGAAATGATCCACAAAAGAAACACCTCAGAATATAGACTCAGAATAAGGGGGAAAAAAGCCTTGATCAAAGTAAATGCAAGAGGGTTACTTTCTATCTGTAATTCTGCATACCAAAGGGAAAGAGAAGGAGAAACTCACAAATCCAGGAGAAGTGATCGCACAAATTTGCACACACTGGTTGAAGGCTTAAAAGAAACTGATGGTTGCATTTGATGAAAGCTCTCTGTGTAGTGTTTGCACTATATAGACTGCTAATATGCAAGTGAGTGTTCTGTGTGAAAGAAAGACTTCTCGAGCACGATGGAGTCAATTCCAAGTCAACCTTTTTCCACAAACAGGATAAAGAAATTGTCGCTTTCTGCA
Encoded proteins:
- the LOC113719695 gene encoding probable RNA-dependent RNA polymerase 1, yielding MGKTIQVFGFPSVVPAETVTKFLECFTGQGTVYALEVKQSKGGNRAYAKVQFTSDRSAEYIMTLAKKRLNYGSSYLRAWEMDVDLVPRARSFEHNMEQIVLHLGCQVSKNRFSVLRNVPNVSVRFGIGMRKMYFILRFRSCDYKLELSYENIWQIVLHRRSLAPKFLLIQLFGAPRVFKKLEESTFSYFKETPDDQWVRTTDFTSSCIGQSSGICLELPRGIQLPNLGDYFAWFKESDSQFFLETGSPYSYNLVLAPILQPPQGLYLPYGILFKVCCLVQTGCLPGPSLDANFFRLVDPRRIKIRYIEHALENLYMLKECCYEPVQWLKEQYDKYDKLRQLPKSPTLTLDDGLVYVRRVQVTPCKVYFCGPEVNVSNRVLRNFSEDIDNFLRVSFIDEEWNKMFSTDLSPRIAANENGRTEIYERILSTLKNGIVIGDKKFEFLAFSSSQLRDNSVWMFASRPGLTAADIRTWMGDFSRIRNVAKYAARLGQSFSSSTETLNVGRHEIEMISDIEVRGGYFGTSKYVFSDGIGKLSAQFARQVATKCGLSFTPSAFQIRYGGFKGVVAVDPTSSKKLSLRQSMMKYESDNTKLDVLAWSKYQPCFLNRQLITLLSTLGVKDVVFEKKQREAVAQLDTILTDPLRAREALELMAPGENTNVLKEMLKCGYKPDSEPFLSMMLQTFRASKLLDLRTKTRIFMPDGRSMIGCLDETRTLEYGQVFVQFSSAGCRQFYDDSISYYEHKNILKGTVVVAKNPCLHPGDIRILKAVDLPALHHMVDCVVFPQKGKRPHTNECSGSDLDGDIYFVCWDPDLIPPRQDEPMDYTPAPTVQLDHEVTIEEVEEYFTNYIVNDSLGIIANAHTVFADRELLKARSKPCLELAQLFSIAVDFPKTGVPAEIPSHLRVKEYPDFMEKSDKTTYDSQHVIGKLFREVKEIAPHTSSIRSFTREVARKSYDIDMEVDGFEDYVDEAFDYKSEYDYKLGNLMDYYGIKTEAEILSGGIMKMSRSFDRRKDAEAVGMAVRSLRKEARTWFNRNGGHSDDAFAKASAWYYVTYHPRYWGCYNEGLNRAHYISFPWCICDRLIQIKKARTRRAQQPSSLEVQFNHRLRLY